Proteins found in one Nocardia brasiliensis ATCC 700358 genomic segment:
- a CDS encoding TetR/AcrR family transcriptional regulator C-terminal domain-containing protein has translation MQGENAAGKPIRRSASRAEPSRRVALNRDHIAVVALRLIDETGVDGFSMRKLGAALGADPMAAYRHFADQQDLFDAVAATMFNELDMASLPWQEPWRELMRAYTHRLRSTLRRHPNAVPVFATRPVRNESALETGSWLVEHLQGAGFPARVATQLTKCLREYVLGHLLSYTIAAVRAEPDAAEDISPADHFDIGVDAMLDGFARYVETPRRHH, from the coding sequence GTGCAGGGCGAGAACGCCGCCGGAAAGCCGATACGCCGCAGCGCGAGCCGCGCCGAGCCGTCGCGGCGGGTCGCGCTGAACCGCGACCACATCGCCGTGGTCGCGCTGCGGCTCATCGACGAGACCGGCGTCGACGGCTTCTCCATGCGCAAACTCGGCGCCGCACTCGGCGCCGACCCGATGGCGGCCTACCGGCACTTCGCCGATCAGCAGGACCTGTTCGACGCCGTCGCCGCGACCATGTTCAACGAGCTGGACATGGCCTCGCTGCCCTGGCAGGAACCTTGGCGCGAGCTCATGCGCGCCTACACCCACCGGTTGCGCTCCACGCTGCGCCGGCACCCGAATGCGGTGCCGGTCTTCGCGACCCGGCCGGTGCGCAACGAGTCCGCGCTGGAGACCGGCAGCTGGCTGGTGGAACACCTGCAGGGGGCCGGGTTTCCGGCGCGCGTCGCGACACAGCTGACCAAGTGCCTGCGCGAATACGTGCTCGGCCACCTGCTCAGCTATACCATCGCCGCGGTGCGCGCGGAACCCGATGCGGCCGAGGACATTTCACCGGCCGATCACTTCGATATCGGGGTCGACGCGATGCTCGACGGGTTCGCCCGGTATGTCGAGACACCGCGCAGGCATCACTGA
- a CDS encoding alpha/beta fold hydrolase: METVPIQMPDGSTVPVRLIPASGAHRHPVTPDAPRPVLVVVPGLGVPGEYYDGFALGLSRRGFDVAIGELRGNGASTPKPSAASTYGYHELVSVDFPAIFQVVRDRFPASTPYLLGHSMGGQLAVLYASRIRGRLGGLILIASGTPYHRGYRGLSGPGMLVGTAAVSLTANLAGFWPGDRISMGFGRQSKVLISDWARLARTGRFVPVGADIDYEERIARLKLPVLSITMTGDELTPPGSAEHLLAKLPKADVTTWRAPEPLGHNGWIRDYTGTVDQIEKWLRDRQ; this comes from the coding sequence ATGGAAACGGTCCCGATCCAGATGCCGGACGGCAGCACGGTGCCGGTCCGGCTGATTCCGGCCTCGGGCGCGCACCGGCACCCGGTCACACCGGACGCCCCGCGTCCGGTGCTGGTGGTCGTGCCCGGCCTCGGGGTGCCCGGCGAGTACTACGACGGGTTCGCCCTCGGTCTGTCCCGGCGCGGTTTCGACGTGGCCATCGGCGAGTTGCGCGGCAACGGCGCGAGCACGCCGAAGCCGAGCGCCGCGAGCACCTACGGCTACCACGAGCTGGTCTCGGTCGACTTCCCGGCGATCTTCCAGGTGGTGCGCGACCGGTTCCCGGCGAGCACGCCGTACCTGCTCGGGCACAGCATGGGTGGTCAGCTCGCCGTGCTGTACGCCTCGCGGATCCGCGGGCGGCTCGGCGGGCTGATCCTGATCGCCTCCGGCACGCCGTATCACCGTGGCTACCGGGGACTTTCGGGTCCGGGCATGCTCGTCGGCACCGCGGCGGTCTCGTTGACCGCGAACCTGGCGGGCTTCTGGCCGGGCGACCGGATCTCGATGGGCTTCGGCAGGCAGTCCAAGGTGTTGATCTCGGACTGGGCCAGGCTCGCCCGCACCGGCCGGTTCGTGCCGGTCGGGGCCGATATCGACTACGAGGAGCGGATCGCCCGGCTGAAGCTGCCGGTGCTCTCGATCACCATGACCGGCGACGAGCTGACCCCGCCGGGCTCGGCCGAGCATCTGCTGGCGAAGCTGCCCAAGGCCGACGTGACCACCTGGCGCGCGCCGGAACCGTTGGGGCACAACGGCTGGATCCGCGATTACACCGGCACGGTCGATCAGATCGAGAAGTGGTTGCGCGATCGTCAGTGA
- a CDS encoding TetR/AcrR family transcriptional regulator has protein sequence MSQDANTGRMYAGQPVEDRQRQRRARFLESGLTVFARDGYANSSVGAICKDAGLSSRQFYEEFTGRESLLLELYEQIDRESRDAVAKALEAKTDASVLEIIDASVRAYVESIGADPRKARVALVEVVGAGPKVEKFRLELRRVWGSLLAGAAEDAALQGEIPTGDYEMRVLAVIGAVNYVVDSWSGSDPRPPLDDVIRVLSRVIMGAVRA, from the coding sequence ATGTCACAGGATGCGAATACGGGTCGAATGTATGCCGGGCAACCCGTCGAGGACCGGCAACGTCAGCGGCGTGCGCGTTTTCTGGAATCAGGCCTGACGGTCTTCGCGCGCGACGGCTACGCCAATAGTTCGGTCGGCGCCATCTGTAAGGACGCCGGACTCTCCTCACGACAGTTCTACGAGGAGTTCACCGGCCGCGAGTCCCTACTACTAGAGCTCTACGAGCAGATCGACCGCGAATCGCGCGACGCGGTCGCCAAGGCGCTGGAGGCGAAGACCGACGCGAGCGTGCTCGAGATCATCGACGCGTCCGTGCGCGCCTACGTCGAATCCATCGGCGCCGATCCGCGCAAGGCCCGCGTCGCCTTGGTCGAGGTGGTCGGCGCCGGCCCCAAGGTGGAGAAGTTCCGGTTGGAGCTGCGCCGGGTGTGGGGCTCGCTGCTGGCCGGCGCCGCGGAGGACGCGGCCCTGCAGGGGGAGATCCCGACCGGCGACTACGAGATGCGCGTGCTGGCGGTGATCGGCGCGGTCAACTACGTGGTGGATTCGTGGAGCGGTTCGGACCCGCGCCCGCCGCTCGACGACGTGATCAGGGTGCTGAGCAGGGTGATCATGGGAGCCGTCCGGGCTTGA